A section of the Pimelobacter simplex genome encodes:
- the nuoE gene encoding NADH-quinone oxidoreductase subunit NuoE: MSTQPLDDKTIAELREIAARYPEPRSGLLPMLHLVQSAQGRITPEGIEACAAILEISAAEVNGVATFYTMYKRHGVGDFHVGVCTNTLCAVMGGDAIFERLKEHLEIGNDEVAVQRQGDSRTVSLEHIECNAACDYAPVMMVNWEFMDNQTPESAVQVVEALRAGHEVSSTRGPRLCTWREAERVLAGFPDGRADEGPTAGPASLAGLQIARERGWTAPDPAALPAVEAAHKDGDA; encoded by the coding sequence ATGAGCACCCAGCCCCTCGACGACAAGACGATCGCCGAGCTGCGCGAGATCGCGGCCCGCTACCCCGAGCCGCGCTCGGGCCTGCTGCCGATGCTGCACCTGGTGCAGTCGGCCCAGGGCCGGATCACTCCCGAGGGCATCGAGGCCTGCGCCGCGATCCTCGAGATCAGCGCGGCCGAGGTCAACGGCGTCGCGACGTTCTACACGATGTACAAGCGCCACGGCGTCGGTGACTTCCACGTCGGCGTCTGCACCAACACCCTGTGCGCGGTGATGGGCGGCGACGCGATCTTCGAGCGGCTCAAGGAGCACCTCGAGATCGGCAACGACGAGGTCGCCGTCCAGCGCCAGGGCGACTCCCGCACCGTCAGCCTCGAGCACATCGAGTGCAACGCCGCCTGCGACTACGCGCCGGTGATGATGGTCAACTGGGAGTTCATGGACAACCAGACCCCCGAGTCGGCGGTCCAGGTGGTCGAGGCGCTGCGCGCCGGCCACGAGGTCAGCTCGACCCGCGGGCCGCGGCTCTGCACCTGGCGCGAGGCCGAGCGCGTGCTCGCCGGCTTCCCCGACGGCCGCGCCGACGAGGGACCCACCGCGGGCCCCGCGTCCCTGGCTGGCCTCCAGATCGCCCGTGAGCGCGGGTGGACCGCCCCCGACCC
- a CDS encoding NADH-quinone oxidoreductase subunit D: MSTDFYADGADTSDGKVFTVSGQDWDEIAAGMGDNDAAERVVVNMGPQHPSTHGVLRLILEIEGETVTEARCGIGYLHTGIEKNMEFRSWTQGVTFCTRMDYLSPFYNEMTYVLGVERLLDIEDDIPEKAQVMRVLLMELNRISSHLVCIATGGMEIGALTVMTIGFRERELVLDLFELITGLRMNHAFIRPGGVAQDMPPGALDQIRDFVALMKKRLPEYAALCNANPIFKARLENVGHLDLEGCMALGLTGPVLRSTGYGFDLRKAQPYSGYETYDFDVQTWDTADSYGRFRVRLNEMWESLRIIEQAADRLARLEGAPVMVGDKKIAWPSQLSIGSDGMGNSLDHIRHIMGESMEALIHHFKLVTEGFRVPAGQAYVPVESPRGELGAHVVSDGGTRPFRAHFRDPSFNNLQAMGVMSEGGQIADVIVAIASIDPVMGGVDR; encoded by the coding sequence ATGAGCACCGACTTCTACGCCGACGGCGCCGACACCAGCGACGGCAAGGTCTTCACCGTCTCGGGCCAGGACTGGGACGAGATCGCGGCCGGCATGGGCGACAACGACGCCGCCGAGCGCGTCGTCGTCAACATGGGCCCGCAGCACCCGTCGACGCACGGCGTGCTCCGGCTGATCCTCGAGATCGAGGGTGAGACGGTCACCGAGGCCCGCTGCGGCATCGGCTACCTGCACACCGGCATCGAGAAGAACATGGAGTTCCGCTCCTGGACGCAGGGCGTCACGTTCTGCACCCGGATGGACTACCTCTCGCCGTTCTACAACGAGATGACCTACGTGCTGGGCGTCGAGCGGCTGCTCGACATCGAGGACGATATCCCCGAGAAGGCCCAGGTCATGCGGGTCCTGCTCATGGAGCTCAACCGGATCTCCTCCCACCTGGTGTGCATCGCCACCGGTGGCATGGAGATCGGCGCCCTGACCGTGATGACGATCGGCTTCCGCGAGCGCGAGCTGGTGCTCGACCTCTTCGAGCTCATCACCGGCCTGCGCATGAACCACGCGTTCATCCGTCCCGGTGGCGTCGCCCAGGACATGCCGCCGGGGGCGCTCGACCAGATCCGCGACTTCGTCGCGCTGATGAAGAAGCGCCTCCCCGAGTACGCCGCCCTGTGCAACGCGAACCCGATCTTCAAGGCCCGCCTCGAGAACGTCGGCCACCTCGACCTCGAGGGCTGCATGGCGCTGGGTCTCACCGGCCCGGTCCTGCGCAGCACCGGCTACGGCTTCGACCTGCGCAAGGCCCAGCCCTACAGCGGCTACGAGACCTACGACTTCGACGTGCAGACCTGGGACACCGCCGACTCGTACGGCCGGTTCCGGGTGCGCCTCAACGAGATGTGGGAGTCGCTGCGGATCATCGAGCAGGCCGCCGACCGGCTGGCCCGGCTCGAGGGCGCCCCGGTGATGGTGGGCGACAAGAAGATCGCCTGGCCCAGCCAGCTCTCCATCGGCAGCGACGGCATGGGCAACAGCCTCGACCACATCCGCCACATCATGGGGGAGTCGATGGAGGCGCTGATCCACCACTTCAAGCTGGTCACCGAGGGCTTCCGGGTGCCGGCCGGCCAGGCCTACGTGCCGGTCGAGTCGCCACGCGGCGAGCTCGGGGCGCACGTTGTCTCCGACGGCGGCACCCGTCCCTTCCGGGCGCACTTCCGCGACCCGTCGTTCAACAACCTCCAGGCGATGGGCGTGATGAGCGAGGGCGGCCAGATCGCCGACGTCATCGTCGCCATCGCGAGCATCGACCCGGTCATGGGAGGCGTCGACCGATGA